CCAGGTCGGCATCCTCGAACACGATGAAGGGCGCGTTGCCGCCCAGTTCCAGCGACAGCTTCTTGATGTTGGAGGCGCTCTGCTGCATCAGCAGCCGACCCGTCTGGGTGGACCCGGTGAAGGTCAGCTTGCGCACCGTGGGGTTCTGCGTCAGTTCCGTGCCGATTGGCGCGGGATCTCCAATGACCACGTTGAGCACGCCGGGCGGTATGCCGGCCTGCTCGCCCAGCCAGGCCAGCGCCAGCGCGGTGAACGGCGTCAGTTCGGACGGCTTGAGCACCACCGTGCAGCCGGCGGCCAGCGCCGGGCTGACCTTGCGCGTGACCAGGGCCGACGGAAAGTTCCAGGCGATGATGGCCGCGCATACGCCCACGGGCTGGCGGATGGCCAGCATGCGCTGGTCACCCCGCGTGTGGGGCAGCACGTCGCCGTAGACGCGCTTGGCCTCTTCCGCGAACCATTCGACGAAGGACAAGGCGTAATTCAGTTCGCCGCGGGCCTCGGCCAGCGGCTTGCCCTGCTCCAGCGTCAGCAGCAGCGCCAGGTCGTCGGCATGCGCCTCGATCAGGGCATGCCATTTGCGCAGGATGGCACCGCGCTCCTTGCCCGTCCTGGCCCGCCAGGCCGGCAGGGCGTCATCGGCGGCCGCGATGGCGCGGGCCGTCTCGGCCTGGCCCAGATTGGGCACCGTGCCCAGTACGCTGGCGTCAAAGGGATTGCGCACCGTGATGGTGGCGCCGTTGTCGGCGTCGCACCAGGCGCCGCCGATGTAGGCCTGCTGCCGCAGCAGCTGGCTATTCTGCAGATTCATTTGTCTCGCGCTCCATCCATCATGCTCCGCACCGTCCGCGCTTGGGCCGTGCGAAATTTTTTGGGGAGGATAGCCCTGGCGCCCGCCTGCGCAACAGCAGTCATTAGCGATGCCGCCATCACCATCCGCGATGACAAGCCCGCCCATGGCTACAATGGAACCTCTCGTCCGCTTTCCCGCCCGTCCCGCCATGCGTCTCGACCCCACCTCCCTCAAGCTCTTCATCAGCGTGGTCGAGCAAGGCACCATCGCCGCGGCGGCCGAACACGAGCACATCGCCGCGGCCGCCATCAGCAAGCGCATCAGCGAACTGGAAGAGAACCTCAAGATCCGGCTGCTCATCCGCACCAACAAGGGCATCCGCCCCACGCCGGCCGGCGTCGCGCTGTCCACCATGGCGCGGCGCGCGCTGCATGAACTCGATGAAATATCGGTGCACATGCGCGACTACTCGCGCGGCCTGCGGGGCTTCATCCGGGTACACGCCAATATTTCCGCGATCACCCAGTTCCTGCCTCAGGACATCAAGCTCTTCCTGAACGACTACCCCAACGTGCAAGTCGATCTGGAAGAAAAGATCACCTCGACCATCATCAAATCGGTCGCCGAGAACGCGGCGGACGTGGGCATCTTTTCGGGCACCGCGCCGGACCACGACGTCGAGATCCACCCCTACCGCGAAGACACGCTGGCGCTGGTGGTGCCCGCTGACCACCCGCTGCAGGACAGGCCCGGCTTTCGTTTCGCCGACGCGCTGGAATACGACTTCGTGGGGCTGCACCGCGGCAGCGCCATCAACCGCATCCTCTCCAACGCCGCCAGCGATGAAAAGCGCAACATCCAGCTCAAGGTGCAGGTCACTGGCTTCGACGCGCTGTGCTTCATGGTGAACTCTGGGTTGGGCATAGGCGTGCTGCCGCTGGACATCGCGCGCCGCTACTCGGCCATGTTCGACATCCGCATCATTCCCCTGACCGAACCCTGGGCACGGCGCCAGATCCAGATCTGCGTGCGCTCCTTCGACGCCCTGCCGACCGCCGCCAAGCTCTTCGTAAACCATCTGAGCAAGCGCCAGCCCTGAGCGGACGCCGTGGAACCGGTCCCTGCATCGGCGCGCGTGCAAAAAAAAGCGGAGACGGGGTTGCCGTCTCCGCTGCTGCTGTGTGTTTCCGAGCCTCAGTACGTCATGCGCACGCCCAGCAGCACACTGCGCCCGGGCAGCGGCGCCACCGTCGAAATGAAGGAGGCATGGTTGTACGCCAGCTTGTTCAGCAGGTTGGTGCCGCGCAAATAGACCTCATAGCCCGTGGCGCCATACTGGCCGCGATAGGCCACCACCGCATTGACCATGTTGTAGCCAGGCGTGCTTTCCTCGTAGGCGGCGATATCCTTCTGCGCAAACACGCGCGCGTATTCGACGCCGCCCGACCACTGCTGCCACTTCATATCGGCGCGCACGCCGGCGCGCGCTGCCGGGATGCGCGGCAGGTTGCCGTCGCCGCCCGTCAGTTTGCCGCGCACATAGTCGCCGAACACCGCGGCCGAGAACACCGGGGTGAACTGGTGGCGCAGTTCGCCTTCCACGCCCGTGAACTCCGCGTCGCGCTGGGTGTACTCGATCAGGCGGAAGTCCTCGTAGCGGTCCAGCGTGTTGGCGTAGATGTAGTTCTTCACCCGGTTATGGAACACGCTGGCCGAGAACGTCGTGTCGCCGGAATGCTTGCGCAGGGTCAGGTCGATGTTGTGCGAGGTCTCGCGGCCCAGGTCCGGATTGCCCAGTTCGTAGGTGTTGGTGGCCAGGTGCACGCCGTCCGCATACAGTTCCTGCGCGGTGGGCAGGCGCTGCGAGCGCGACAACGACAGGGCCACGGAATACTGCGGCGCGAAGTCCCAGATGGCCGCGGCCGACAACGACGTACCGGACAGGCTGCTGCGTTGCGCGCCGCCCGTGGGCGAGATGCGCTGCCAATCCTGCCGCGCGCCCAGCTCGAAACGCCAGTCGTTCAGTTGGTACTCCTCCAGCACGAACAGGCCGTAAGAGCGCGTCTTGCTGCGCGGCAAGAAGGCCTCTTCGCCATCGGCGCGGAAATCGCTGTAGGCATTCTGCACCCCCACCACCCCGCGCCAGCCTGCGATGGGCTTGTGCTGCATTTCCACGCGCAGGTCGTAGCCCTTGTTCTTGAAGCGGGTACCCACCTCGCCGCCTTCGATTTCGTCATGCTGGTAGTCGGTCAGGCCGCCACGCACGCGGATTTTCTCGAAGCCAGCGAACGGATCCTGGTACTCGGCGCGCAGATCGAGGCGGTTGCTGCGCAGCTTCACGTAAGGCACGCCGCCGTGTTCGTGCTCGTGGTCGTGATCGTGGCCGTCTTCGTCGTGGCCATGATCATGGCCGCCGCAATGCAGGTGCGTGCCATGCGGGTGGCACCCTTCGTATTCGTGGTTGTGTCCGGGCAGGCCGTACTTGCTTTCCAGATGCGTGAACGCCAGGCCGACGTAGCCGCGCGGCGTAATCCAGGACATGCCCACCGTGCCCTGCGTCGACTCGCTGTATGAGCCCTCCAGCTTGCCGCCCGGCCAGTCGGGCACGTCGTAGTCGCTGGTGCGGCGCTTCAGGCCCTCCACGCGCACGGCGAACTGCCCCTCGCCCGCGGTAATGCCGACCGCGCCCGCACGTTCCTTGGTGCCCGTGGCGCCGCGCAGTTCGGCCTCGGCCTCGATGCCCTTCTCCGGCACCGCCGTCGGGATCTTCTTGTCCACCACATTGACCACGCCGCCGATCGCGCCGCCGCCATACAGCAACGTAGCCGGACCGCGCAGCACTTCGATGCGTTCGGCCAGCAGCGGCTCCACGGTCACGGCATGGTCGGGAGAAATGCTGGACGCGTCCATGACCTCGGAACCGTCGGACAGCACCTTCACGCGCGGCGCGGTCTGGCCGCGGATCACGGGGCGGCTGGCGCCGCCGCCGAAGGTATCGCTGTTAACGCCGGGCAGATTCTTCAGCGTGTCGCCCAGGGTGCCGTTGCGCTGTTCGATCAGCGCGTCGCCTTCCAGCACCGAAGCCGGCAAGGTGGTGCTGTTCAGGTCCAACCCCAGCGGGTTGGCGGAAACCGTGATCGGCGCCAGGGTTCTGGCGGCCGAACGTTCCGCGGCGGCTTCCGCAGCTTCGTCGGCCTGCGCGGCGGGCGCGGCCAGCATCAACGCGCAGACCAGAGGCTTCAGCGCGCCCCGGCGGCCCGCCCGCAGGGCAACCCTGCCGCCGCGTTCCCTCTGCCACCCCAGTTTCTTGCCATTCATCATCGCCCTCTTTCAAATGTTATAACGTACCAAATAATTAGCGAATGATATAACATTTCGAAAATGGCGCAAGCTTGGCGACGCCGTGAATCGGCCGCCGCGGCTCATGGCCGGGCCGGCGCGGGCGCGCGTATCATAGGGCGATGGTGTTCCCCCGACTCCCGACTCCTCCCACGCTGACCGACACGGTCGCCAAGCGCCTGCTCGCCGAGATTGACGAGGGTCGCGTGCCGCCCGGGGAAAAATTGCCCACGGAGACCGCGTTGGCCGAACAATTCGGCGTCAGCCGCACGGTCATCCGCGAAGCGGTTTCGCGGCTGCGGCAGGACGGTATCGTCGAAGCGCGGCAAGGCAGCGGCGTATACGTCACCGGCCACGCCGGCAACCGCGCCCTGCGCATCGATGCGGCCGACCTGTCCTCGCTGGACGCCGTGCTGCATATCGTGGACCTGCGCCGCGCGCTGGAAACCGAGATCGCCGCGCAAGCCGCGGCAGTGCGCAAGAAGCAGGACATGGCGGAGATCGACGCCGCGCTGGCCGCCATTTCGCAGGCGGTGGAAAACGGCGGCGACGGCGTGCAGGAAGACGTGGCCTTCCATCGCAGCATCGCCCGCGCCACCGGCAATCCCTATTTCCTGACGACCCTGGCCTTCGTCAGCCAGTTCCTGGAAGCGGCCACACGCGTCACGCGCGCCAACGAGGCCCGCCACGCCAGCCTGATGCGCGACGTGCTGCAGGAACACGTCGCCATCGTCGAAGCCATACGCAGCAAGGACGTGGACGGCGCGCGCGAGGCCGCACGCATCCATATGGTGAACGCGGCCAAGCGCTTGAGCCAGGCGCACCGCTAGGCGGGAAAGCCGCGGCGCGCGCGCTGCGGCCGGCGCCTAGCCGAATGCCTTGATGAAGAAATCCCGCGTGCCGAAATTGCCTGATTTCAGCGCGATGCTGATGTCGCCTTGCGCCGCGGGCGCATGGCCGGAACACCAGGGCACGCCGGGATCGATCTGCTCGCCAATGACGATCTGCTGCAATCCCAAGGCCTGTACCACCGCCCCCGAGGTCTCGCCGCCCGCCACGATCAGTTGCCGCACGCCGCGTTCGACCAGGCCCGCCGCGATGCGCGCAATGGCGTCCTCGATCAAGGCGCCCGCGCGCGCGGCGCCGAGTTCGCTCTGCGCCTGCCGCACCTGCGCGGGCTGAGCGGTGGAGTAGATCAGCACCGGGCCGTCATGCATGCGCGCATCGGCCCAGGCCAGCGCCTCTCCCACGACGTCGTGGCCCGCCGCCAGCCGCAACGGATCCAGCGCCAGCGCCGGCCGGCCGCTTTCCATGAACGCGGCCACCTGGCCATTGGTCGCCGCCGAGCAACTACCCGCGACCACCGCCTGCAAACCGGGCGCGCGCGGTTGCCGCGCGTCTGCGGACGCCGCCGTCAGACCCCAGTTGCCGGGCAGTCCGATCGCCACGCCCGAACCCGCCGTCAGCAGCGGCATGCCGGCAAGCGCGGGTCCCAAAGCCAGCAGGTCGGCATTGGACACGGCATCCACGATCGCGATCTCCACCCCCTGCGCCCGCAACTCCCGGATGCGGGCGCGGATGGCCTCGCTACCTCGCGCCACGACGCTGTAGTCGATCAGCCCGACGCGGCGCGAAGTCTGCGCGGACAATACGCGCACCAGATTGGGATCGGTCATGGGCGTCAGCGGATGGTGCTGCATGCCCGATTCGTTCAGCAGCACGTCGCCCGCGAACAGATAGCCCTTGAACACCGTGCGCTTGTTGTCCGGAAAGGCCGGCGTGGCGATGGTGAAGTCCGTGCCCAGCCGCGCCATCAGCGCATCCGCGACCGGTCCGATGTTGCCCTCGGGCGTGCTGTCGAAGGTGGAGCAATACTTGAAGTAGATCTGTTCCGCACCCTGCGTCAGCAACCAGTCCAGCGCCGCCAGCGACTGCGCCACGGCCTCGGCCGCGGGCAGCGTGCGGGTCTTGAGCGCGACCACCACCGCATCCGCCTCGCCGCGCAGGGGTTCGCCAGGAACGCCTATGGTCTGCACCGTGCGCATGCCGGCGCGCACGAGGTTGTTGGCCAGATCGGTGGCGCCGGTGAAGTCATCGGCGATGCAGCCCAGTTTGATGCTCATTTAGCCTCCGGCAAGGCGATGCCCGGGAATATCTTGATGACCGCGCTGTCGTCCTCGCGGCCGTGGCCGGCGCTGGAGGCCTGCATGAACATCTGATGCGCGGTGGAAGCCAGCGGCAAGGGAAAGCGGGTATGCCGGGCGGTGTCCAGCACCAGTCCCAAGTCCTTGACGAAGATGTCGACCGCGGACAGCGGCGTATAGTCGCCCGCCAGCACATGGGCCATGCGGTTCTCGAACATCCAGCTGTTGCCCGCGCTGTGCGTGATCACTTCATACAGGGCGTCCGCGTCCACGCCCTCGCGCAGGCCCAGCGCCATGGCTTCCGCCGCAGCGGCGATGTGCACGCCCGCCAGCAGCTGGTTGATGATCTTGACCTTGCTGCCCGCGCCGGCGCGATCGCCCAGGCGGTAGACCTTGCCGGCCATGGATTCCAGCACCGCGCCGCAGGCGGCGTAAGCCGCCGCGCGGCCCGCAGTCATCATGGTCATCTCGCCGGAGGCCGCGCGCGCGGCGCCGCCCGAGATGGGCGCATCCAAGTACAGGATGCCCTGCGTTTCGAGCCGCGCCTCCAGCGCGATGGACCAGTTGGGATCCACGGTGGAACACATCACGAACACCGCCCCCGGGCGCAGCGCGGCGGCCAGGCCGCCGTCCCCGTACAGCACCTCCTCGGTCTGCTGGGCATTGACGACCACACTGATGACGATGTCGCAGGCGGCCGCCATGTCGGCCAGGGTGGCGCAGGCCACGCCGCCCTGCGCCGCGAATGCCGCGCAAGCTTCCTGGCGGACGTCGAACACGTGCACGTCGTGGCCGGCCCGGCGCAGGCTTTGCGCGATGCCCGCGCCCATGGTGCCGAGGCCGATGACGCCGACGCGGCGGGAGGGGGTTTGAGGATTGCTCATATCGTTGGCGGTCCCGGCTACGGTAGGAATGGAGAGCAGCCTGCGCTCAGCGCGGCAGGTCGTCGGCCATGTAGGCGCGGATGATGTCCGCGAAATCGGCGTCGCCGCGCAAGCCCAGGCGCTCGGCCCGAGCAGTGTCCCAGCGGCCAGGCCAGCTGCCCACGATGCGCTCGACGCGCTCGTCAGGCTGCCAGCCGACGCGGCCGGCGACCTCCTCGCCCGCGACCTGGCGCAGCGCCTGCACCATCTCGCTTGCCGTGACCGAAACCCCTGGCAGATTGATGGGCGCACGGTCCGCGACGGCGGCCGCTTCCAGTTCGCAGCCGGCGATCAGGGCCTGGATCGCGCCGCGCGGCGACAGCAGCCACAGGCGCGTGTCGGCGCTCACCGGGCAGGCGGCCTCCAGGCCGTTCAAGGGTTCGCGGATGATGCCGCTGGCGAACGAGGAAGCCGCCGCATTGGGCCGCCCCGGACGTACGCTGATGGTGGGCAGGCGCAGCACGCGCCCGTCCACATAGCCGCGCCGCGTGTAGTCCGCCAGCAGCAGTTCGGCAATGGCCTTCTGCGTGCCGTAGGACGATTGGGGATTGAGCGCGGTATCGTCGCGCACGGTGTCGGGCAGCGCGCCGCCGTACACCGCGACCGAACTGGTGAAGATCACCCGCGGCTTGTGGCCCAGCGCGCGGCAGGTCTCCAGCAGCGCGCGCGATGCGTCCAGGTTAATGCGCATGCCCAGATCGAAATCGGCCTCCGCCTGCCCGCTGACGATGGCCGCCAGATGGAAGATGGCGCGAGTCTCGGTGTCGATGGCCTGCCGCAACACTGCGGGATCGGCGATATCGCCGACCTGCGCATGGATGCGCGGATCGTCCGGCCCCGGAGCCAGCACCACGTCCAGCAGGTCGATCCGCGTGATGGCTTCAGGCTTGCCGCCATCCAATGCCAGCGTGCCGCGCTCCAGCAGCTTGCGGGCCAGGCGCTGCCCCAGGAATCCGGCGCCGCCGGTGATGAGTATCTTCATATCGCGGTATGCCCCGTGTGGGTCAGATAGGACCGGGCCCAGCCCAGCCCGGCGGAGGTGCCGGCCCGGGGCCGGTATTCGCAGCCGATCCAGCCGGCATAGCCCAGCGCATCGATCTGTTCGAACAGATAGGGATAGTTCAGCTCGCCCAGGTCCGGTTCGTGGCGGTCCGGCACGCCCGCGATCTGGATGTGGCCAATGCCCGCCATGTCCCGCTTGAGCTTGACCGCGATATCGCCTTCCACGATCTGGCAGTGATAGATGTCGAACTGCACCTTCAGGTTATCGGCGCCGACCTCGGCGCATATGGCCTGGGCCTCGTCCTGACGGTTGAGGAAAAAGCCCGGAATGTCGCGCGTGTTGATCGGCTCTATGACCACCGTCACGCCGGCGGATGCCGCGGCGCGCGCGGCCCAAGCGAGGTTCTCCAGATAGACCGCGCGATGCGCTGCGCGGTCCTGCCCGTGCTGTATCAGCCCGGCCATGAGATGCAGCTTGCGGTTGCCCAGCACGGCGGCATATTCCAAGGCCAGGTCGACCCCGCGCCGGAACTCGCTGGCGCGGCCCGGCAGCGAGGCCGTGCCGCGCTCGCCTGCGGCCCAATCGCCGGGCGGCGCGTTGAACAGCGCCTGGGTCAGCCCCTGCCCCTGCAGCCGCGCCTGGAGCTCGGCCGCCGGATACTCGTAGGGAAACAGGAACTCCACACCCGCGAACCCGTCCCTCGCAGCCGCAGCAAAGCGGTCCAGGAAGGGATGCTCGGTGTACATCATGCTGAGATTGGCGGCCAGGCGCGGCATCGCGGTTCCTTGATTCAGTAGCGCGCGCCGAACACGACCCGCAGTTCATCGATGGCCGCGGCGCTCAATGGCGCCGGCCGGGGATTGCTCATCAGCCACAGGCGGGCGGTTTCTTCCAGTTCTTCCAGCGCGTAGGAGGCATGCGCCACGGAGCGTTCCCATACCACCGGCCCCAGGCGCTCGAACAGCGCCCCCCGCACCTCGCCGGCCACCGCGGCGACCTCGGCCGCGGCTTGCGGATCGCCGGGACGGCGATAGGGGATCAGCGGAATCCGGCCGACCTTCATGACCTGATAGGGCGTGATGGGCGGCAGCACTTCATCGGGCCGCCAGACGCCCGCCAACGTCAGCGCCACCAGATGCGTGGAATGCGTGTGCACGATGCCGCGGGCGCCGGGACTGGCCTGGTAGATGCCGCGATGCAGCTCCAGCGTCTTGGACGGCTTGCTGCCCGACACGTGCCTGCCCGCCGCATCGACCTTGGACAGTTCGGCGGGATCCAGCCGTCCGAGGCAGGCGTCGGTCGGCGTGATCAGCCAGCCGTCGTCCAGGCGCGCGCTGATGTTGCCGGCGGCGCCCACGGTATAGCCGCGGTTATAGAGACTGGCGCCGACGGCGCAGATCTCTTCGCGAATGCGGGATTCTTCAGAATTCATAAGGTCATCATACAAATTCTGGCAAAAAAAGACACCCAGGGTAAGTCCCGGGCAGGAATCCGCGATCTCTGCCCGGCCAGCCTCAGTTCACCGTTATCCCGGCATCCCGGATCAGTTCGGCGAAACGCGGCACGTCGCGCGCGATCAAGGCCTGGAAGGCCGCGGAGCCCTGCTCCTGCGTCCCCGGCGCCTGCGCCGCCAGCTTGTCGAGCGACTCGCGTACATTCGGGCTCTTCAGCGCCGCCGCCAGCGCCTCCTCCAGCCGCGCCACCACCGCCGGCGGCGTGCCCGCCGGCGCGGCAATGCCATTCCAGACGCTCATATTGAATTGCGGCACGCCGCCTTCCGCGAACGTAGGCACATCGGGGATCTGCGGCAGCCGGCTCGGGCTGGCCACGGCCAGCGCCGTGACGCGCTTGCCTTCATGGATGGGAATCATGGTGACCGTCTGGTCGATCACGGCTTCCACGGTGCCCGCCATCAGGTCGCTGATCGCCGGCCCCGCGCCCCGATACGGAATCTGCATGCCCTGGGTCCCGGTGACGTGCAGGAAATAGGCCGCCGCGATATGGCTGGTGGAACCCGAGCCGGCGTTGCCGAAGTTCACGTCCTTGCCTTGCTTGCGCAGGCGTTCGACGAAATCGGACAGCTTGGTGATGCCGCTGGCCTTGCTGACGGAAAGCACCATCGGCACGGTCGCCACCAGTCCGATCGCGGTCATGTCGCGGCGCGGATCGAACTTGCTTGCGGGATAGAGCGACGGCGCGATCGCCAGCGATCCCATATTGCCGAAGGTGATGGTGTAGCCGTCCGGCGCCGCGCGCGCCACGCGCTGGTTGCCGATCATCGTGCCGCCGCCGCCCTGGTTTTCCACCACGACGGGTTGCCCCAGATTCTCGCCCATGGCTTGCGCCACGATGCGGGCCAGGCCGTCCGTGGACCCGCCGGGCGCATAAGGCACCACCATAGAAATGGCGCGGGCGGGATAGCCCTGCGCCCCCGCCAGGGCGCTGAATGCAAACAGGCAGGCGCCAGCAGACGCCAGTATGGTCTTCCTCATGGTTTTGCTCCTCGGTTTTCATGGTTGCCGGCAACAGCCGGCCCTCCGCCTTGTGCCGGCGGATTCTTGCGCTACGTTGGAAGGGAAGCGGCGCGGGCGACAGCCCGGCCGCGGCTTGCTCAGCCTTTGGGCTTGGCGCCCAGCTCCACGCCTGCGAGCTGTTCGGACAGGCGCGCAACGGCGGTATGGTCCTGGCCCTTGCCCAGCGTCTTGCCGGCCGAGGCCCACAGTTCGCGGCACAGCGAGGCGAACGGCGTGGGCGTGCCGGTATCGGTCGCGATGCCCAGCGCGATGCCCAGGTCCTTGACCATCAGGTCCAGGCCGAATCCCGAGTTGAACTGGCGCGACAGCACGAATTGCTTGAACTTCTTCTGGGTCGAATTGTTCATGCCGGTCGACGCGTTGAGCACGTCGACGATCACGTTCGGATCCAGGCCGAACTGCTGGCCGATCAGCATCGCCTCCACCCCGATCAGGAAGCCGCCGGCCGACACCAGGTTGTTCAAGGCCTTCATGGCGTGGGCGCTGCCGACCTCGCCCACCGGCGTAATCGTCGTGCCCATGCTGGACAGGGCCGGGCGCACCCGCTCCAGCGTCGCGGCGGGTCCGCCGTACATGATGGCCAGCTCACCCGTACGTGCGCGCGGCACGCCGCCGGACACCGGGGCGTCGACCATGACGCCGCCGGCGGCGGCAACGGCCTGCGCCAGGCGCTGCGTATGCGCCGGCACGCCGGAACTCATGTCGACCACCACGCTGCCCGGGCGCAGGCCCGCCAGCACGCCTTGTTCGCCGTTGAGCACCTGCTCGACGATCGCGCTGGTGGGCAGCATGGTGAAGACGATGTCGGACTGAGCCGCCAATTCCGCGCAGGTGGCGGCGGCCTGGCCGCCCACTTCCTGGGCGAACTTGTCCGCCTGGCCCGGCACGGCGTCGAACACCGTGACGGCAAAGCCGGCCTGTACCAGACGGGCCGCCATGGGCCAGCCCATGCTGCCGATGCCGATCAGGCCCACGCGCTCCTGCGCGGCGCTCATGCCTTGGACTCCTTGAAGGCGCCCTCTTCTTCCAGCACCTGGTTGGCGACCTTGAATGCATCCAGCCCCGCCGGAATGCCGCAGTAGACCGTGGCCTGCAGCAGGATTTCCTTGATCTCCTCGACCGTCACGCCGTTGTTCAACGCGCCCTTGACGTGCAGCTTGATCTCGGCGGGACGGTTCAGTGCCGTCAGCATGGCCAGGTTAAGCATGCTGCGCGTCTTCTTCTCCAGCCCCGGGCGGCCCCAGGTGTAGCCCCAGCA
The sequence above is drawn from the Achromobacter xylosoxidans genome and encodes:
- a CDS encoding Bug family tripartite tricarboxylate transporter substrate binding protein; this translates as MRKTILASAGACLFAFSALAGAQGYPARAISMVVPYAPGGSTDGLARIVAQAMGENLGQPVVVENQGGGGTMIGNQRVARAAPDGYTITFGNMGSLAIAPSLYPASKFDPRRDMTAIGLVATVPMVLSVSKASGITKLSDFVERLRKQGKDVNFGNAGSGSTSHIAAAYFLHVTGTQGMQIPYRGAGPAISDLMAGTVEAVIDQTVTMIPIHEGKRVTALAVASPSRLPQIPDVPTFAEGGVPQFNMSVWNGIAAPAGTPPAVVARLEEALAAALKSPNVRESLDKLAAQAPGTQEQGSAAFQALIARDVPRFAELIRDAGITVN
- a CDS encoding carboxymuconolactone decarboxylase family protein; this translates as MADTKSETQALFDQGLNLRREVLGTEYVDGSLARANEFMMAFQHITTEWCWGYTWGRPGLEKKTRSMLNLAMLTALNRPAEIKLHVKGALNNGVTVEEIKEILLQATVYCGIPAGLDAFKVANQVLEEEGAFKESKA
- a CDS encoding NAD(P)-dependent oxidoreductase, translating into MSAAQERVGLIGIGSMGWPMAARLVQAGFAVTVFDAVPGQADKFAQEVGGQAAATCAELAAQSDIVFTMLPTSAIVEQVLNGEQGVLAGLRPGSVVVDMSSGVPAHTQRLAQAVAAAGGVMVDAPVSGGVPRARTGELAIMYGGPAATLERVRPALSSMGTTITPVGEVGSAHAMKALNNLVSAGGFLIGVEAMLIGQQFGLDPNVIVDVLNASTGMNNSTQKKFKQFVLSRQFNSGFGLDLMVKDLGIALGIATDTGTPTPFASLCRELWASAGKTLGKGQDHTAVARLSEQLAGVELGAKPKG